Within Micavibrio sp. TMED2, the genomic segment GCTTACCCTGAAACCACGGTAATGGATACCGCTCAGGCACCAGAGGCAACGCCGGACAGCCTTGAGCGCTATGATGATTATGTCGGTGCTGAAAGCCTGATCTATCCGGCCTATCTCAATTCAACTGCCCTGCCCGCCAAGGAACGGATGCTGCTGGTCGATCTCGGCGATCATGATCAGGCCATCCGCCTTGCTGACCTCAAGGGCAAGGCTGTGATCAATCACAGGTTTGGTGATCAGGGTGTTGTGATCATTGTCGAAAACCCGATCAACTGCACCATCCGGGTGTTCAAGCGTCCAGAAGGCGCGATCTTCGGACCGAGCGAGTTTGTCGACCGGGTCTATGGCTCCGGCGGTGGTCTCTGGAAGGTGACAGAAGATGCGCTGATCTCGCCAAGCGGTGAGGAACTGGAGCGGATGCCGGCCCGTGGCCTGTTCTGGTTCTCTGTCGACGGCCTGAACCCGATTACCGAAAACAAGGCGAAGCAGAGCGCCAGCCTGCCGAATTAAGGCTGCCCTGACATCTACACTTCAAACGTGGAGTCTCAACCGTGGCGTCGAGACTGTGCCCGTGCTAAATCACGGGTCCAATCCATATGCGCTCGGAAGGTTGAAGATTATGGCATTGAAGCCCATTCACATTATCGGCGGCGGTCTTGCCGGTTCGGAAGCCGCATGGCAGGCGGCACAGCTTGGCGTGCCGGTGATCCTCCATGAAATGCGCCCGGAGCGGAAGACCGATGCCCACCAGACCGATGGTATGGCCGAGCTGGTCTGCTCCAACTCCTTCCGCTCCGATGATCACGAATACAACGCCGTCGGCCTGCTGCATGAGGAAATGCGCCGGATGAACTCGCTGATCATGGCGGCGGGTGACCGGCATAAGGTGCCCGCGGGCGGCGCGCTTGCCGTTGACCGCGATGCCTTCTCAGATGATGTCAGCAAGACACTGGAAAACCATCCGAATATCACCATTGAACGGGGCGAGATTGCCGGTCTGCCACCCGAGGACTGGGATAGTGTGATCATCGCTACCGGCCCCCTGACCTCGCCCGATCTCGCCGCTGCCATCCGCAGCCTGTCCGGCGAGGATCAACTGGCGTTTTTTGATGCCATTGCACCGATCATCCACACCGACAGCATCGATTTCGACAAGGCGTGGTATCAGTCCCGCTATGACAAACCCGGTCCCGGCGGCACCGGCAAGGACTATATCAACTGCCCCATGGATGAAGAGCAATATACGCGCTTCATCAATGCCTTGCTCGAAGCTCCTAAAACTGAATTCAAGGAATGGGAAGAGAATACGCCCTATTTCGAGGGTTGCCTGCCGATCGAGGTCATGGCCGAACGCGGCATCGAAACATTGCGCTTTGGGCCGATGAAGCCAGTTGGCCTCACCAACCCGAACAGCGATGTGAAACCCCATGCGGTGGTACAGCTGCGTCAGGATAACAAGCTCGGCACGCTGTATAATATGGTCGGGTTCCAGACCAAGCTGAAATACGGTGCCCAGAAGGAAATCTTCCAGATGATCCCGGGGCTGGAGAATGCGGAGTTTGCCCGGCTCGGCGGCATTCACCGCAATACCTTTATCAACAGCCCGAAACTGCTGGACCAGACCCTGCGCCTCAAGGCCATGCCACGCCTGCGCTTTGCCGGACAGATCACCGGTTGCGAGGGCTATGTGGAAAGTGCCTCGGTCGGGCTGATGGCCGGGCGCATGGCGGCAGCGGAGCGCCTTGGTGCCGAACCGGCTCTGCCACCTGAAACCACGGCCCTCGGCGCCCTGCTCAATCACATTACCGGCGGGGCTGAGGCATCAACCTTCCAGCCGATGAACATCAATTTCGGGCTGTTTCCACCACCGGAGAAGGTTGCCCCGGCACCGGGCAAGAAGCCACGCCATCTGAAGGGCAAGGATCGCAAGAAAGCCATGTCCGATAGGGCCTTGCACGATCTTGCCGAGTGGCAGGACAAGCAACAGCTCGTCGCAGCCGAGTAAATTACCAGAGGCCGAGTGGTGCCCGCCAGCTCAGGCTCAGCGCCTGATGCGGATGGGCCGATATGACACGCATGTCAAACGGGTCATAGCCCGCCTTGGCCAGTTGCCGCAGCCCGAGCATGGCCAGTGTCGCCGGCAGGAATGCCGGGGTCAGCCTGCGCGGCACCCATGGCCGCAGATCGCGCGCCGCGGTCAGGTGCTGCCGGGCTTCACCAGCCAGTTGCATGATCACCGGTTTCAGGCGTTCGTCATGGGGAAAATCGGATACCCGGCTCGCGGTCAGCGATTGATCTGCGAGCAGGTCTTCCGGCAGCATCTGGCGCTGTTCATTCAGGTAATGCGCCATCGCTCGCATGATCCCGGTCAGGGCATGGGCAACACCGGCATGATGTGCAGCCTGTTTGATATTCCCATCACCGATATTGCCGCCAAGGGTCTGACATATCAGCAATATCAGCGGTCTGGTTGTCGCACTGGCATAATCCACGAGAGCCGGAACATCGGTCGGCGAAGTCGCCTCGAGATCGCGCTCGCGGGCATCGATCAGGGCATCAAACAAGGCCTGATCCCAGCCATATGTCCGGGCATGGCAAGCGAGCGGCTGTAGCACCTCATGCTGTTTCGGCTCCCCGGCAAAGGCTTCGGCAATCGAATCCCGCCACCATTGCAGGCGGATATGGCCGATTGTCGGCTCGCTCACCACTTCCCGGGTCTTGGCAATCTCATAATTGAAGGCAAGCAGGCTCCAGATTGCTTCCCGCTCGCCGGAGGGGGCAAACAGGCTGGTCAGAAAGCGGTCGGGATCGTGCTGGCGAACGAGATCGCCGCAATAGCTTAAGTTTGGCTGAGGCATAACAATGCTGGAACAGGCTGGCCTGTATTGCAAAAAACAGCGGCTTTATGCCGGAACTTGGCAACACAAGCCAGAATTCATGCAACCTGCCCTTCACATTGTGCGTTAAATTGTTATGTGAACAGGGACGGGTTCGCATATATGCGGATTATCGAATTTCCCCGCGTCAGGCTGACTACACCCAAGCCGACCAAATCTCAAAAATCAAGAGGCCTCATCATGAGCTACGAACTGCCCGACCTTCCCTATGACTATGAAGCGCTCGCCCCATACATGTCGCGTGAGACGCTCGAGTTCCACCATGACAAGCACCACAATGCCTATGTCCAGAAGGGCAATGAGCTGGTCAAGGGCACCCCATGGGAAGGCAAGAGCCTGGAAGAAGCCGTTGTCGGCACCTTCAAAAGCCCGGAGCATGGCGGTCTGTTCAATCAGGTTGGCCAGCACTGGAACCATATTCATTTCTGGAACTGGATGAAGCCTAATGGCGGCGGTGCCATTCCCGGCAATCTCGAAGCCAAGATCAAGGAAGATTTCGGCTCGGTTGACGCCTTCCGTGACAGCTTCCTGACCAATGGTGCCGGTCAGTTCGGCAGCGGCTGGGTCTGGCTGGTGCTGGACAATGGCAAGCTCGGTGTCATGAAGACCCCGAATGGTGAAAACCCGCTCGCCCATGGCAAGACCGCCCTGCTCGGCTGCGATGTCTGGGAGCACTCCTATTACATCGATTACCGCAATGCCCGCCCGAAATATCTCGAAGCCTTCTTCGACAATCTGGTGAACTGGGAATATGTCACCGAGCTGTTCGAGAAAGCAGCCTGATCCATTCCCGGATAGCCAATCAGACAAATGCAAAACGGCCCGTACCAAGCGGGCCGTTTTTTTATGAAGTGAGTGCTATCAGATTGGCAGCAAGGCCGCTGCAATATGACGGCCCTCGGCGAGCAGCACGTTATAGGTCCGGCAGGCGGCACCGGTATCCATGATATCGGGCACCGGCCCCATGTCGCGGATCGCCTGGCGTAGTTTTGGCGGCATGAACTGCATGGTCTCGCCGGTGCCGATCAACAGCACCTCGACCGGTTCGGGTTGGTCGGCCATCAGGGTAAAATCATCCAGCGCCAGCTTGCCGTGGTCTGATGGCTCCCATGGCATCATCCGGCCGGGAAACAGCATGATCGGATGATTGACCACGGTATCATTGATCCGGAACATCCCCGGCCCGTAGCCGGAAATGACCTTGCGATCGGATGGTATGAGCGGCGTTACATCCATCAGGATTGGGCCACGGTTCCATCGCTATCGGCTTTCTCACCGCTGACGCGCGACAGCTGTTCAGGTCGCAGCTTCAGGAAGATCAGCATCGGTGCCGCGATGAAGATCGAGGAATAGGTACCGACCGCGATACCCCAGATCAGGGCAATGGTGAAACCACGGATAACCTCACCACCGAAGATCCACAGCGCTGCAAGTGCCACCAGCGTCGTACCACTGGTCAGCAAGGTCCGGGTCAGGGTCTCGTTCAGGGACCGGTCGATAATGGTGATCAGGCTCTCACGCTTGTATTTGCGCAGGTTCTCGCGCATCCGGTCAAACACGACCACCGTATCGTTGATCGAGTAACCGGCAATCATCAGTACCGCCGCGACGGTCGACAGGTTGAATTCCATCTGGGTCAACGAGAACAGCGCCACCGTGGCAATGGTATCATGCAACAGGGCGAGCACGGCTGCGACGGCGAACTGCCACTCAAAGCGGAACCAGATATAAATCATGATGCCGCCGAGGGAGAACAGGATCGACAGCAGCCCCGCCTTGATCAGCTCACGACCGACCTGCGGGCCGACAAATTCCTGACGGCGGATTTCAATTTCGGAGCCGAGCGCTTCCTTGACCCGGTCGATAGCGGCGGCCTGGGCATCCTCTTCGCCTTCCTGCCGCTGGATACGGATCAGCACCACATCATCGGCACCGAACTCCTGCAGGTTGATCTCCCCGAGGTCGAGATTGCTGATGTCACGGCGCATCTGTGACAGATCGGCAGGCTCGGGCGTTTTGATCTCCAGCAGGATACCACCGCGGAAATCGATGCCGAGGTTCAGCCCCTGCAACAGCATATCGCCGGTGCCGAGCACGATTAGCAGGGCCGAGATGATAAAGCCGATCATCCGACGCCGCATGAACGGGATGGCGGTATGTTCCGGCAGGTAGCTAACAATTCCCTTCATCGGGACTTCCTTACGTTTCTTGTCAAACCAACAGGTTGGAGCAAATTCTTACAGTTATCAGAGCGGCAGCGTGGTTGGTCTGGTCTTGCGCAGCCAGAGCACGACGAGCAACCGGGTCACCATGATCGCGGTAAACATCGAGGTCAGGATACCGATGGTAAGCGTGACCGAGAAACCGCGGATCGGACCGGCGCCGAAGGCAAACAGACAGGCTGCTGCGATCAATGTGGTCAGGTTGGCATCGATAATCGTGGTCAGTGCCCGGCCATAACCGGCATCAATCGCCGAAATCGGGGTTCGGCCATTGCGTAGCTCCTCACGGATGCGCTCGAAGATCAGCACATTGGCATCAACCGCCATACCGATGGTCAGGACGATACCGGCAATACCCGGCAGGGTCAGGGTGGCCTGCAGGATCGACAGGACGGCAACGATGGCCGCAATGTTGATACCGAGGGCAAACAGCGCCATGGCACCGAACAGCCCATAGGCAGCAATCATGAAGATGGCAACGAAGATAATCGCGATAACCGAGGCGATCTGCCCTGCCTCGATGGAATCCTGACCGAGGCTCGGGCCGACCGTGCGTTCCTCAAGCGGCGTCAGATCCGCAGGCAGTGCACCGGAACGCAGGACCAGTGCCAGA encodes:
- a CDS encoding methylenetetrahydrofolate--tRNA-(uracil(54)-C(5))-methyltransferase (FADH(2)-oxidizing) TrmFO, which translates into the protein MALKPIHIIGGGLAGSEAAWQAAQLGVPVILHEMRPERKTDAHQTDGMAELVCSNSFRSDDHEYNAVGLLHEEMRRMNSLIMAAGDRHKVPAGGALAVDRDAFSDDVSKTLENHPNITIERGEIAGLPPEDWDSVIIATGPLTSPDLAAAIRSLSGEDQLAFFDAIAPIIHTDSIDFDKAWYQSRYDKPGPGGTGKDYINCPMDEEQYTRFINALLEAPKTEFKEWEENTPYFEGCLPIEVMAERGIETLRFGPMKPVGLTNPNSDVKPHAVVQLRQDNKLGTLYNMVGFQTKLKYGAQKEIFQMIPGLENAEFARLGGIHRNTFINSPKLLDQTLRLKAMPRLRFAGQITGCEGYVESASVGLMAGRMAAAERLGAEPALPPETTALGALLNHITGGAEASTFQPMNINFGLFPPPEKVAPAPGKKPRHLKGKDRKKAMSDRALHDLAEWQDKQQLVAAE
- a CDS encoding superoxide dismutase, with the protein product MSYELPDLPYDYEALAPYMSRETLEFHHDKHHNAYVQKGNELVKGTPWEGKSLEEAVVGTFKSPEHGGLFNQVGQHWNHIHFWNWMKPNGGGAIPGNLEAKIKEDFGSVDAFRDSFLTNGAGQFGSGWVWLVLDNGKLGVMKTPNGENPLAHGKTALLGCDVWEHSYYIDYRNARPKYLEAFFDNLVNWEYVTELFEKAA